Part of the Sinorhizobium terangae genome is shown below.
CCATTGCGCCTGTTCATGCCCGAAGACCTGTCGTTTCCTTGCCCCTTGCAATCCTCTGGGATGCAAGGGGTTTGCGGCTTTTTTTGCGCCAATTGCTCAAAATCCGGCCAGCCGCAAGGAGAACAGGCGGCACCTTTTCGTTGCACGGCGTTCAGGAGAAATAGCGCAGTGAGCAACGGCTTGGAATGGGTATCGGGAGAGATTATTGTAGCGGCGGCAGCGATCGCGTTGCGGTTTTTCTAGAATGCGCAGGGTTTGGCTTGACTGGCAGGCCTTCTGTGACTATAGAACCGCGACTTTCCAATAATGGCCAACAGGAACGCGGCCTGGGCTCTGGGCCCGCTACCGCATTGTCCGGCGGCGATAAAGAGAATAGGTGTACCATGTCCCGTAGTTGCGAATTGACCGGCAAGGGCGTCCAGTCGGGCCACAATGTCAGCCACGCCAACAACAAGACCAAGCGCAAGTTCCTCCCGAACCTGTGCAACGTCACGCTGATTTCCGATGCTCTCGGCCAGCGCTTCCGCCTGCGCGTTTCCGCAGCCGCTCTCCGCTCGGTCGAACACCGCGGTGGCCTCGACGCTTTCCTGCTGAAGGCTGACGAGAACGAGCTGAGCATGCGCGCTCGCCTGTTGCGCCGCCAGATCGTCAAGAAGACCGCTGAAGCAGCCTGATCGGCGCCAGCTCTTCCGACAAGACTTGAAGGCTTGCGGACTTCGTCCGGCAAGCCTTTTTCTCGTGTCGTGATCTATTTAGCCGCCGGTCAAGCACCCGGTCACGTTCTCCAACTGGTGGCATCACCCAGGATAAAAAAATGCTGATCAAACGCACGTTCTTTGTCTATGTCGTACTCATGACCCTCGTGGTCGTGGCGTCGAATTTCCTTGTCCAATACCCGCTTCCGGGCTCCATTGCCGGCATGAACCTCGGCGACCTGTGGACCTGGGGTGCTTTCAGCTATCCCTTCGCCTTCCTCGTCACGGATCTCACCAACCGCCATTTCGGCCCACGGATCGCGCGCCGCGTGGTCGTTGCCGGCTTTATCGTCGGCGTCACTGTCTCGATCTACCTCGCGACGCCGCGCATCGCGATCGCCTCCGGTTCCGCGTTCCTGTTCGGTCAGCTCCTCGACATTTCCGTGTTCAACCGCCTGCGCCGGCAGACCTGGTGGCAGGCACCGCTCGCCGGCTCTCTCATCGGATCGGCATTGGACACCGCGATGTTCTTCTCTTTCGCCTTCGCTCCGCTCTTCGTATTCTTCGGACCGAACGACAACTTTGCCCTCGAGACCGCTCCCCTCCTCGGCGTGCTCGCAGCAGGAGCGCCGCGCTGGATTTCCTGGGCGCTCGGCGATCTTCTGGTGAAGATCCTGTGCGGCATCGTGCTGCTCTTGCCCTATGGAGCGCTGATGAGCGTCATCAAGCCGATGCCGCCCGCCAACGCCACCGCATGAGACCAGCGGAGAATGAAAAATCACGTTGACGGGGTCGATGCGGCCCCGTTTTCGTTTGCGACGTCCCTCGCTCCTAATGAGGTGCTGAGTTGGCTCAACCCAAAACCAACCGGAATTCGAGCATCAGGTTGCGCTCGAGAATCGAGTGGTTGTCATCGGAAACGATGATCACGCGAATCTCGCCGTCGGGCCGAACGACGACATCCAGCCCCTCCATATTGTCGATCTGATAGCTCATGTCGGCCTTGAGCAACACCTCGCCGTCGACGACGGCGCCCGGGCGGATGTCGGCGGCAGCAATCCTGCGAATGCGCATGCCGAGGCCGGAGGCCAGATTGAACCGGCGTTCGAGGAGAAGCAGATCGCCATTTGGCAGGAAGTCGCCGT
Proteins encoded:
- the rpmB gene encoding 50S ribosomal protein L28, which gives rise to MSRSCELTGKGVQSGHNVSHANNKTKRKFLPNLCNVTLISDALGQRFRLRVSAAALRSVEHRGGLDAFLLKADENELSMRARLLRRQIVKKTAEAA
- a CDS encoding VUT family protein; protein product: MLIKRTFFVYVVLMTLVVVASNFLVQYPLPGSIAGMNLGDLWTWGAFSYPFAFLVTDLTNRHFGPRIARRVVVAGFIVGVTVSIYLATPRIAIASGSAFLFGQLLDISVFNRLRRQTWWQAPLAGSLIGSALDTAMFFSFAFAPLFVFFGPNDNFALETAPLLGVLAAGAPRWISWALGDLLVKILCGIVLLLPYGALMSVIKPMPPANATA